cccccccccgcccaagGGGAGATCCTCAAGATTTTTGGCCAAAACTACATGCACCAAATATCATGAGAATGCACCTCTTGCAATGGGCAGAAAATGAGAAAATTAATTATTTCTGGAATCCATATTGATGACCTTTGTCGTTTGTCCTGTAGGCAGTATTGCCAAGCGCCTGGAGTCCATTGGTGTAGAGAACACAGAGGAGAACCGCCGTTTCTACCGTCAGCTGCTCTTCTGCACCGACGACAGAGTGAACCCTTGCATTGGTGGCGTCATCACCTTCCACGAGACTCTCTACCACAAGACAGACAATGGCACCCCATTCACCAAGGTCATCAAAGACAAGGGTGCAGTTGTAGGAATCAAGGTGAGCTAAGTGGATTGTGGGTTGGCTAGCAATGGTATTGTTTGGGTAGCAATCATTATATGATTTTCTTTACCTAGGTCGACAAAGGTGTTGTCCTTCTGGCTGGAACCAACGGAGAGACCACAACACAGGGTAAGGGAGATGCAGATATAGGCCAGACGTATAAAATTAGAATTTAACACCCATTATATGTAGCAATGAGAGCTATACTGCCGATATAGTAAATCACAACTTGTGTTGTATCTTAGCCTGGGTACACatatgcaattattgttgttggaaaggatctttcccttTTTGCCCAATGcgtgaacaagctctgtacatacagcaccattctgctttattaGGAGTATGACGGCAACTTGCTggcctctctccccttcattttcacTATGATCGTTCCTTGGAACGGTCATCGGAatgatggacgacaagcgctgtacacatgctagattcatgtccgatattggccctgaagggattatctgacgagaatcatctgatgtgtgtacgtagctttagtaagtGGAGTCTATTGTTCTTCTCCAGCCCATAATGCCTACTCAGCCCACTAATGGCTGTACACACTTTGTATTGGAGACGGGTTAATCTTTATTGTTTGGTACCTTTGGGAAGATTGGCCCAGTTCTCATAATAGGGAGAGACTCATAGCCAATCGCTCTTTTGCAGTTCTAAATTACAGTAAACCAATGTGGTTTTGTATTGTTGAGGAACCAATTAAAAAACAGCCGAATTATTATTCTGTGATCGGCTACTTTGGATCCCTATACATTAGAGAccatttttcctaaatataacCGTTAAACAAGAAGGTAGACTGTTGGGTGACACCTAAATCTTATCCTAGAACTGGTGTTTGCTGGTGATGTATGGTAATGTTGCTTAATAAACCTGTGCctccccatccccccccccataggTCTGGATGGCCTGTCTGAGCGTTGTGCCCAGTACAAGAAGGACGGAGCTGACTTTGCCAAGTGGCGTTGTGTGCTGAAGATCTCTGAACACACCCCCTCTCGTCTCGCCATAATTGAGAATGCCAACGTGCTCGCTCGCTATGCCAGCATTTGCCAACAGGTAACAATACGTTTTACCCCTACTTGTGCTTTCCTTTCCTGGGCCCGTGCAGGGTAATGTAAGATTTATTGACACCCCCGGTCCCATACATCATGATTTCTAGCAACTAATACCCTCATCTGCCAGGCTTGGGGAAAGGAGGAGCTCTGTGTAAGCTCTAATCTGGTTTATTGAAGTTTACACAGGTTTATATCCCTGTGTGACAGCACTGGACCAATCCTAGGGGCACCAGCTTGGTCCCATGCTGTCTATGTCACATGCTCACAGGCCATATATCTCTAGAACTAAGATATCTGGGTGGTAGGATAGCATTCATTGGTACACCTGTCTGTTAAGTggatacatatattaaatatatatacatatattaaattcaGATGTGTAGCCTAATACCGTATGGTGGATGTTTCTATGTGCTTATCCTGTTGCTGTAGAACTACAAGCCTCAGCCTACACCAAAGTGAGCAGAAGGTGACCCATCCCTctgtaattttacaaatgtaagaGTTTCCCCACTCAGACGAACACCCTAACTATTGCACAATTCTGCTTTCTGTAAGAAGATTCATTGTGATGTGCAAGACATGAAGCTGATGCAGATCTGTTACAGAAATTCACTTTTACTCTGTGACCACATATGTGGAAATACTCCCCTTTCTGGAATTACAGCTTGGACAGGAAGTTGTGCACTGGGACATTTTACTTTAATGATGCATGTTTTGTTGAAGAAGGAAAAGCTGCTAAATCACCATGAAAGACAAATTTGCTCTCTGCTCCATAATTCCCTTACACTGGACACATGGAGCTATAGTTGTGCTAGCATGAACTACTTAAAACAATATACCCCCCTAACCCCTGCCCAAATTCTTTCATTTTGGTCTTGCTTCTAACCTGTGAAATTTTCTTCCTTGCAGAATGGTATTGTCCCAATTGTGGAGCCTGAAGTTCTCCCCGATGGTGACCACGATCTGAAGAGGTGCCAATATGTTACTGAGAAGGTAATTACTTTAGTTGCCCATAGCTGGGCacacactggggggggggggattacaaAGCGGCATTGATTCTGGGTCTGCAAAGTGCTATATCAGTCAAAGGCCCAGCACACTACTCTGTCTGTTGCTCCTGGCCTGCTCTGTGCCTTATTGTTGGCCATGGGGCAAAGTGGATAGTCAGGAGGGGTTCTTCTGTCACACTTTCTCCAATCTCTATTGGTTGAAGGTTTTCCTTAGACTGATGTGAGATATTCGGGGGTCAGATAGCACACCTCATCTCGGGGTGTTATTCTGAGCCCTGTCCTGATGTTGTATGTCTCCCGGCAGGTCCTGGCAGCTGTGTACAAGGCCCTCAGCGACCACCACGTCTACCTGGAGGGAACTCTCCTGAAACCCAACATGGTGACCCCTGGCCATGCCTGCACCAAGAAATATGCCCCTGAGGAAGTTGCCATTGCAACAGTCACTGCCCTGAGGCGCACCGTGCCACCTGCAGTCTCTGGTAAGTGTGGATATGAAACCTTCTTTGAAACGGATTGCGGAAGGGAGCCGTAATTTTGACATTCTGGTGTTTTAACCTTCTGCAGGCATTACCTTCCTGTCTGGAGGTCAGAGTGAGGAAGAGGCAACTATTCACCTGAACGCCATCAACAAGTGCCCCCTGCACAAGCCCTGGCCCCTGACCTTCTCTTTCGGCCGTGCCCTCCAGGCCTCCGCTCTTAAAGCCTGGGGTGGAAAGAAGGAAAACGTTAAGAACGCCCAGGAGGAATACACTAAGCGTGCACTGGTATGTATGCCTGGCTGCAGTGCTCTCagttaccactagatggcatgcATCCCTTTCTCATATATTGAATTAAAGGCACACTATCTGGTGCTTATGTTATAACATATCCCAACCCCCATCATTAGTATTTTAAGACAACATAGGGTCCTCGGCAAATATGGGGGGTCCCAATTCCAAAGGATTCCAGCTTCCTGTTAGTTGGGTGTCTTTGTGGGAAAGCAGTGTCTTTTCTGCAGTTTCCATACTAGAACAAATCTAGAGCTCTCCAAACATATGCAGTCATGAGCTTTACCGATTGGAGGGCTCCGATGGTGGCACACAAGGGGCATGTCAGACATTTGCGGGgagactgctgcttccacacagatTCTTCTGTGCATCAGGGTTGTATTTCTGCTGCATCTTTGCTTTATTATTGAACCATTTACTgatttctgtgtttcttttttcctttaggcCAACAGCCTGGCTTGCCAAGGAAAATACGTGCCCTCTGGCCAAGCTGGTGCTGCCGCCGGAGAGTCCCTCTTCGTTTCCAACCATGCCTATTAAATCTCCTCTCTTCCTTTTTTGTGGTGGTGCCACCGGAGGCTGCTTGCGTCTGTGTAGTGTGAGGCCCCCCTCTGGCGAGCAATAACTCCCTGCTAGACCCTACCTGCAGAGTGGTACACGGTTAGCCCCCCACCCTTGCTCCCCCATTTGCCCTGTCCGGAGAGATTGACCCCCATCGCCCTGCAGGGGCTTGCAGAGGGTGTGAATGGTGAGCGCAGGGGACCGGCTTGTCTGAGTGAATGCGTGCTGACATCTCTGTGCTGCGTCCATCTACTGTCCCTGTCCTCGGCTCTGAGTCACATGGTATTTATGTCACTGCTGGGTATATCTCAATAAAGCAGATAGATGAACCACGCCGCTGTGTGCTCTCCACGTTTTTGTGTGTGCAATTCACCTCTCATCACCTTTACACCATgatctgttcacatagcaaagctTAGCGGCCTGTGCAGTGCATCACACAGCCTCAGGACAGAAGCCATGCATGCTGCAAGTTTATGAGAAACTTTTCACTGTGATCTCTTCTCACGTCACACCAGAACCAGAAATAAAACGGTGCATACAGAATAAGATCAAGAATTctaaaaaaagctggatggtaaagagaacctgtcattgcaGGAATGTGCAGGCCACCATGTTCTTATATGCTAGATTAATGGAAGGTTGGTTGGCCAACAGACAGTAAAAGGTTAAAATGTCtcaatttttcccccattgctgtctgttccttttttttttaagtgacaacTCCTCCATTATTTTGTCCTGTTGACACAGGGACAGAAAATGCATTGCCCAAAGCGGTCACAGAAAATGCAGGAACATTCACATAGGGGCAGTCTTAAAGGACAGATTGACTTTTAGTGACCAcaacttttaaatgtttcattttagggATGATTTAATAAGGGGAATCATTTTCTAAATGCTTCCCTAtctaatataaacaataatagcCTGCAAGGGGTCATTAATAATCTCTAAATACATGACACCCTGCGTAGTAACTGATGTACTGCACTGCAATCTCCCGCTCTGACATTATCTATTGCAAGTTACATGTAAGCAATGAATCACTGATGAGTCAGGGGTTAAACTTCACTCATGATCATGTGACTCATGCCAACGTCAGAGCCGTGACTACATGGgagatgattctcacccgatatgaAAGGTCGGGGTTGTCTTGTGTACAGAGGTTGCCCGACGTTCTTCACAGACCAGCCCTGACCAACgatgaatgactgcaataaaaGAGAAGTGAGGgttgcacagcggggtgccgctctctcattccatagaacagaatggcgctgggTATACAGCGTTTGTTTGTTCATCCCTTGCTCAAAAATCACTTCCAGTGACAACAATTAAACATGTATGCAACTTCGTCCAAGGAATCTATATGGGAAAACTGCaatgtaacccatagcaacctgtATCAGCACCGCATACTGAGGCTTTGACTACCCCACAAAATGTCTGCTAACAGATACAACAACATAGGTTTTGTTTTCTGGTGATCCTGGCTCCAAAAAGTGAATGAGGGAGCTGTGATACCCCTGAAGAGATAATCAGAAACTCCAATGGTGGAAATGATTGCCATGTTTTGGAGCTGCATACGCAGCACCTTCAGTTTCATTATAAAGTGGCGATCAGAGTGCTAagcaaaaaaggatttatatatatttccaccTATCCACATAGAGATGGCCATCATGACAGTGCTGATCAGATCTGATGGCCAATAATGTGCCGGTAAATAGTAAACAATGGGGATCTGGTCACCTGATCTCCACCATCTTGAACAGGCCgatctttaaatttattttactgttattttacaaaaataatgtcaGCTTTCCAGTGATCCATCAGGTGGACATTTTGTTGTGACAGGTACACGTTAGGGCAAGGTTCGCACCTTTGTGTGGGGTTTTCTTTGTGTTGTCATGGAGTTCTGGACCTTGCAATGCATCTTAATGGGAAAACCACCTGACATTTTTGCCGCCAAGCAGTGCAGGGTGTAGATAGGAGCAGCCATTGGGTGGACATATGTGGTAGTACGACATGGACACGGAGCTCAGGGGCCCGTATGGGCTATGGGCAGTATGTGAAGGGGCCCTAACATTGCATTCATCCACTACTGGTTTATTCATAATGTGGGCGTTGTATGGTGTAATGAACTTTGGCCCTGACAGTGTGAATGGGCTCCAAAGGGGGGTGCCCACCACAGGTTTGAGTTGGTACCTTATAACTATAACCTGCTGCCCTCACAAAATGGCTGCTGGTGACAGAGGGtttgtgacaggtacacttgaatAGCGAACCAGTTAGATACCATTCAGTGATAAAACAATGGTACAAAAAAATATGGCCATTGGTTTTCATATTGgtcaatatttataaaatgtaagacGAAAATGTGGGAGGTGTTCCGTAGTCTTGTATTAATTAggttgacaacactgcttttCCATACGAAAATGAGCGTTGTCTTCCTACGACAAGAAGTCTGTTGTTAttgtcaaaaaaatttaaaactaacACAGCTGGTAATTGGAAGCCCTgaagaaaaatgcaattttttaatttttttgtatgttttattgtttttattatataaataaaccagctagtgacaggtcctctttagcacacaggaaaaaGAGGCGGGGCCAGTCCTCTCTCAGATTATATAATGCCCGGACTGTGAGATGGCGTCTGGTCACGTGTTCTATGCCCCTCCCTCCATTTCCTgtcttaattctttttttctcttcccgcCGCGAGCTCGCGCACGACTGGTTGCCTGGCAGAGGTGAACGCGCGCCGCAGTAGAAGGGGGTGGAGTTTGGAGGAGGGGCACGTGTGTATTGACGTCATCATCTCGCGGTGCTTCTCTCTCGGTGTGTGAGGAGGAGGCGGGAGACACACCGGAGGCCGGAGGAGCAGAGGGGGGAAGAACATCCGCCCATACCCCACTATACACCGGATACAGGGCCCTCCTCGGGACACCGACAAGGTAATGCTGGATTCAGGGGTGGCTGGGGGTCAGCGGAATCCCGGGAATGTGGGACCCAGCGGAAGTCAGGGACCAGTCACTCGAATGGAGGCCGAGCACCCGATCAAAGGTTCCGACGTACCCCGGCCCCAGCTTCTATGATATAACTACAGGTGGAGAGGTGAATGTTGGGGGTTTGGCTCCTGTGAGGGAATGTTGGGAGGTGAATATTGGGGGTTTGGCTTACAAAGCTCAGTGAAAACATACAACAATGTGCTGTGCCAGGGGAGTGGGAATGCATTGTGGTGAATCCTTTGGGTGAATTTCAGTGGAGTTGTCCATATGATGGGACTTCAGCTCTATCGCAGGGAATTTTTcctaatgtggaactaaaccagTGTGACTTTCCTATGACCATGtcgccatttttttccttttctacctAAATCTGATCTTTGGTCCTCCCGATTGGCTGCGCCCGTGCAGGAGTTCATTAACCCCCAGCATTCGCATGGAAAGCCGGGCTTCCCTGGCAACCAGTGGTAACGTCCCACATGCGCTGCTCCGCTTTATCATATCACCAGAAACCCGGAGCAATCATTCCGGTAATACGTATTCTAGAAAagacatcgcctgcccctttctgtaaTCATCATCTGCCAGAATGTTAAAAATAAGACTTCACTTCCACTTTAATATGGACATCTCTGGATATTCTGTGCGGATCGCTTCCAAGCCTTTCCTGTAACACAATCTTGTCTGGGCTCATTTCTGCTGATCTGCACATTATCTGATTCATGCGAAACTTTCTGTAATGTCTGTGATTGTCTAACCCTGGGGAAGAACATTAATTCTATCCTCTACACACCCCGAATACCTTCCTGCAGGGAATATCCTGCGAGGAGATATATGGAGGGAGCTGCTGTCTGTCACTTCATTGGAATGGGGGAGAATATTTATCATATGAAGGATCTGATTGGTGCTTGTGAAGTGTTCCTGCAatgtataatgataaaaaagaaaccaTGTGANNNNNNNNNNNNNNNNNNNNNNNNNNNNNNNNNNNNNNNNNNNNNNNNNNNNNNNNNNNNNNNNNNNNNNNNNNNNNNNNNNNNNNNNNNNNNNNNNNNNNNNNNNNNNNNNNNNNNNNNNNNNNNNNNNNNNNNNNNNNNNNNNNNNNNNNNNNNNNNNNNNNNNNNNNNNNNNNNNNNNNNNNNNNNNNNNNNNNNNNNNNNNNNNNNNNNNNNNNNNNNNNNNNNNNNNNNNNNNNNNNNNNNNNNNNNNNNNNNNNNNNNNNNNNNNNNNNNNNNNNNNNNNNNNNNNNNNNNNNNNNNNNNNNNNNNNNNNNNNNNNNNNNNNNNNNNNNNNNNNNNNNNNNNNNNNNNNNNNNNNNNNNNNNNNNNNNNNNNNNNNNNNNNNNNNNNNNNNNNNNNNNNNNNNNNNNNNNNNNNNNNNNNNNNNNNNNNNNNNNNNNNNNNNNNNNNNNNNNNNNNNNNNNNNNNNNNNNNNNNNNNNNNNNNNNNNNNNNNNNNNNNNNNNNNNNNNNNNNNNNNNNNNNNNNNNNNNNNNNNNNNNNNNNNNNNNNNNNNNNNNNNNNNNNNNNNNNNNNNNNNNNNNNNNNNNNNNNNNNNNNNNNNNNNNNNNNNNNNNNNNNNNNNNNNNNNNNNNNNNNNNNNNNNNNNNNNNNNNNNNNNNNNNNNNNNNNNNNNNNNNNNNNNNNNNNNNNNNNNNNNNNNNNNNNNNNNNNNNNNNNNNNNNNNNNNNNNNNNNNNNNNNNNNNNNNNNNNNNNNNNNNNNNNNNNNNNNNNNNNNNNNNNNNNNNNNNNNNNNNNNNNNNNNNNNNNNNNNNNNNNNNNNNNNNNNNNNNNNNNNNNNNNNNNNNNNNNNNNNNNNNNNNNNNNNNNNNNNNNNNNNNNNNNNNNNNNNNNNNNNNNNNNNNNNNNNNNNNNNNNNNNNNNNNNNNNNNNNNNNNNNNNNNNNNNNNNNNNNNNNNNNNNNNNNNNNNNNNNNNNNNNNNNNNNNNNNNNNNNNNNNNNNNNNNNNNNNNNNNNNNNNNNNNNNNNNNNNNNNNNNNNNNNNNNNNNNNNNNNNNNNNNNNNNNNNNNNNNNNNNNNNNNNNNNNNNNNNNNNNNNNNNNNNNNNNNNNNNNNNNNNNNNNNNNNNNNNNNNNNNNNNNNNNNNNNNNNNNNNNNNNNNNNNNNNNNNNNNNNNNNNNNNNNNNNNNNNNNNNNNNNNNNNNNNNNNNNNNNNNNNNNNNNNNNNNNNNNNNNNNNNNNNNNNNNNNNNNNNNNNNNNNNNNNNNNNNNNNNNNNNNNNNNNNNNNNNNNNNNNNNNNNNNNNNNNNNNNNNNNNNNNNNNNNNNNNNNNNNNNNNNNNNNNNNNNNNNNNNNNNNNNNNNNNNNNNNNNNNNNNNNNNNNNNNNNNNNNNNNNNNNNNNNNNNNNNNNNNNNNNNNNTACTTTGCAGCCATTTTTTCTCCGTTCTGTAGTTGTGTTGTCAGCATTGTGTAAATAAGTCTGAGCTTTGTGTCAGCAGTTATCGGGGTCATGTATTTTACATCAGCACTGTGTCACAGGTGACATCTCCTTCACACAGTTACTTATCAGAAAACATTTCAGCCTTCACATATCCATATACCATTATAATGCTAGTATTGATGCCAATGTATTCTACCCATCTCTAACCTTCGTCCTGC
The Pyxicephalus adspersus chromosome 7, UCB_Pads_2.0, whole genome shotgun sequence genome window above contains:
- the ALDOA gene encoding fructose-bisphosphate aldolase A, translating into MPTEYPALTTEQKKELHEIAQRIVAPGKGILAADESTGSIAKRLESIGVENTEENRRFYRQLLFCTDDRVNPCIGGVITFHETLYHKTDNGTPFTKVIKDKGAVVGIKVDKGVVLLAGTNGETTTQGLDGLSERCAQYKKDGADFAKWRCVLKISEHTPSRLAIIENANVLARYASICQQNGIVPIVEPEVLPDGDHDLKRCQYVTEKVLAAVYKALSDHHVYLEGTLLKPNMVTPGHACTKKYAPEEVAIATVTALRRTVPPAVSGITFLSGGQSEEEATIHLNAINKCPLHKPWPLTFSFGRALQASALKAWGGKKENVKNAQEEYTKRALANSLACQGKYVPSGQAGAAAGESLFVSNHAY